In Mus caroli chromosome 9, CAROLI_EIJ_v1.1, whole genome shotgun sequence, a single window of DNA contains:
- the Pigbos1 gene encoding protein PIGBOS1, with protein sequence MLGRLPLPQLLFAAILGIAGGMYIYQPIFEQYSRDQKELKEKVKLLQESEEKGANSA encoded by the coding sequence ATGCTCGGGAGATTGCCACTTCCACAACTGCTTTTTGCCGCCATCCTTGGAATTGCTGGAGGAATGTATATTTATCAGCCAATATTTGAGCAATATTCCAGAGATCAGAAGGAATTAAAAGAAAAGGTGAAGTTGTTGCAAGAATCAGAAGAAAAGGGAGCTAATTCTGCATAA